One Allostreptomyces psammosilenae DNA segment encodes these proteins:
- a CDS encoding nuclear transport factor 2 family protein: MNIDFDALVDRYIAAWNETDADRRLAAVSELWAQDGGYTDPLADVTGPAAVAELIGAVQQQFPGLEFRPGRAVDGHHNTARFGWELAPAGDADAEPVVVGFDVAVTGPDGRLRQVYGFLDRVPAGA, translated from the coding sequence GTGAACATCGACTTCGACGCCCTGGTCGACCGCTACATCGCCGCCTGGAACGAGACCGACGCGGACCGCCGACTGGCGGCCGTCAGCGAGCTGTGGGCCCAGGACGGCGGCTACACCGACCCGCTCGCCGACGTCACCGGCCCGGCGGCGGTGGCCGAGCTGATCGGCGCGGTACAGCAGCAGTTCCCGGGCCTGGAGTTCCGGCCCGGCCGCGCCGTGGACGGCCACCACAACACCGCCCGCTTCGGCTGGGAGCTGGCGCCGGCCGGCGACGCGGACGCGGAGCCGGTGGTGGTCGGCTTCGACGTCGCAGTCACCGGCCCGGACGGCCGGCTGCGGCAGGTCTACGGCTTCCTGGACCGGGTGCCGGCCGGCGCCTGA